The following are encoded together in the Mustela nigripes isolate SB6536 chromosome 11, MUSNIG.SB6536, whole genome shotgun sequence genome:
- the PDPK1 gene encoding 3-phosphoinositide-dependent protein kinase 1 isoform X2 — protein MARTTSQLYDTVPIQSSVVLCACPSPSMVRTQTESSTAPGIPSGGSRQGPTMDSTAAAPRPSASSLQHTAQPPPQPRKKRPEDFKFGKILGEGSFSTVVLARELATSREYAIKILEKRHIIKENKVPYVTRERDVMSRLDHPFFVKLYFTFQDDEKLYFGLSYAKNGELLKYIRKIGSFDETCTRFYTAEMVSALEYLHGKGIIHRDLKPENILLNEDMHIQITDFGTAKVLSPESKQARANSFVGTAQYVSPELLTEKSACKSSDLWALGCIIYQLVAGLPPFRAGNEYLIFQKIIKLEYDFPEKFFPKARDLVEKLLVLDATKRLGCEEMGGYGPLRAHPFFESITWENLQHQTPPKLTAYLPAMSEDDEDCYGNYDNLLSQFGCMQVSSSSSSHSLSTADAGLPHTAGSNIEQYIHDLDTNSFELDLEFSEDEKRLLLEKQASGNPWHQFVENNLILKMGPVDKRKGLFARRRQLLLTEGPHLYYVDPVNKVLKGEIPWSQELRPEAKNFKTFFVHTPNRTYYLMDPSGNAHKWCKKIQEVWRHRYQSHPDAAVQ, from the exons TACGACACCGTTCCTATTCAGTCCAGCGTGGTGTTATGTGCTTGCCCGTCCCCATCAATGGTGAGGACCCAGACTGAGTCCAGCACGGCCCCTGGCATTCCAAGCGGCGGCAGCAGACAGGGCCCTACCATGGACAGCACCGCAGCTGCGCCCCGCCCGAGTGCGAGCTCCCTGCAGCACACCGCCCAGCCACCGCCACAGCCTCGGAAGAAACGGCCTGAAGACTTCAAATTTGGGAAAATTCTTGGTGAAGGCTCTTTTTCCACA GTTGTCCTGGCCCGAGAACTGGCAACCTCAAGGGAATATGCTA TTAAAATTCTAGAGAAACGTCACATTATCAAAGAGAACAAGGTCCCGTATGTAACCAGAGAGAGAGACGTGATGTCACGCCTGGATCACCCGTTCTTTGTTAAACTTTACTTCACATTTCAGGATGATGAAAAGCTAT ACTTTGGTCTTAGTTATGCCAAAAATGGAGAACTACTTAAATACATTCGCAAAATTGGCTCATTCGATGAGACATGCACCCGGTTTTACACGGCCGAGATGGTGTCAGCTCTGGAGTACTTGCATGGCAAGGGCATCATTCACAG GGACCTGAAGCCAGAAAACATTTTGTTGAATGAGGATATGCACATCCAGATCACGGATTTTGGAACAGCAAAAGTGCTATCCCCAGAGAGTAAACAAG CCAGGGCCAACTCGTTTGTAGGAACAGCCCAGTACGTGTCTCCAGAGCTGCTCACCGAGAAGTCGGCCTGTAAAAG TTCAGACCTTTGGGCTCTCGGATGTATAATATACCAGCTTGTGGCCGGACTGCCGCCTTTTCGAGCAGG AAATGAGTATCTTATATTTCAGAAGATCATTAAGTTGGAATATGACTTCCCTGAAAAATTCTTCCCTAAGGCAAGAGACCTTGTGGAAAAACTTTTG GTTTTAGATGCCACCAAGCGATTAGGCTGTGAGGAAATGGGAGGCTATGGCCCCCTGCGAGCTCATCCGTTCTTCGAGTCCATCACGTGGGAGAACTTGCAGCATCAGACGCCTCCGAAGCTCACCGCCTACCTGCCGGCCATGTCAGAGGACGACGAGGACTGCTATGGAAAC TACGACAACCTCCTGAGCCAGTTTGGCTGCATGCAGGTGTCCTCGTCGTCATCCTCCCACTCCCTGTCCACCGCGGATGCAGGCCTGCCACACACGGCGGGCAGCAACATCGAGCAGTATATCCATGACCTGGACACTAATTCTTTTGAACTGGACTTAGAGTTCTCCGAAGATGAGAAGAGGTTACTACTGGAGAAGCAGGCCAGTGGAAACCCTTG gCATCAGTTTGTAGAAAATAACTTAATACTAAAGATGGGTCCTGTAGATAAGCGAAAG GGCTTGTTTGCACGACGACGACAGTTACTGCTTACAGAAGGGCCCCATTTGTATTATGTGGATCCTGTCAACAAAGTCCTGAAAGGGGAAATTCCGTGGTCACAAGAGCTCCGACCAGAGGCCAAGAATTTTAAAACCTTCTTTGTGCACACG CCGAACAGGACGTATTACCTGATGGACCCGAGTGGGAATGCTCACAAATGGTGCAAAAAGATTCAGGAGGTGTGGAGACACAGATACCAGAGCCACCCGGATGCCGCCGTGCAGTGA
- the PDPK1 gene encoding 3-phosphoinositide-dependent protein kinase 1 isoform X1, whose protein sequence is MARTTSQLYDTVPIQSSVVLCACPSPSMVRTQTESSTAPGIPSGGSRQGPTMDSTAAAPRPSASSLQHTAQPPPQPRKKRPEDFKFGKILGEGSFSTVVLARELATSREYAIKILEKRHIIKENKVPYVTRERDVMSRLDHPFFVKLYFTFQDDEKLYFGLSYAKNGELLKYIRKIGSFDETCTRFYTAEMVSALEYLHGKGIIHRDLKPENILLNEDMHIQITDFGTAKVLSPESKQARANSFVGTAQYVSPELLTEKSACKSSDLWALGCIIYQLVAGLPPFRAGNEYLIFQKIIKLEYDFPEKFFPKARDLVEKLLVLDATKRLGCEEMGGYGPLRAHPFFESITWENLQHQTPPKLTAYLPAMSEDDEDCYGNYDNLLSQFGCMQVSSSSSSHSLSTADAGLPHTAGSNIEQYIHDLDTNSFELDLEFSEDEKRLLLEKQASGNPWYSWFSTIFLPVHFPSFWN, encoded by the exons TACGACACCGTTCCTATTCAGTCCAGCGTGGTGTTATGTGCTTGCCCGTCCCCATCAATGGTGAGGACCCAGACTGAGTCCAGCACGGCCCCTGGCATTCCAAGCGGCGGCAGCAGACAGGGCCCTACCATGGACAGCACCGCAGCTGCGCCCCGCCCGAGTGCGAGCTCCCTGCAGCACACCGCCCAGCCACCGCCACAGCCTCGGAAGAAACGGCCTGAAGACTTCAAATTTGGGAAAATTCTTGGTGAAGGCTCTTTTTCCACA GTTGTCCTGGCCCGAGAACTGGCAACCTCAAGGGAATATGCTA TTAAAATTCTAGAGAAACGTCACATTATCAAAGAGAACAAGGTCCCGTATGTAACCAGAGAGAGAGACGTGATGTCACGCCTGGATCACCCGTTCTTTGTTAAACTTTACTTCACATTTCAGGATGATGAAAAGCTAT ACTTTGGTCTTAGTTATGCCAAAAATGGAGAACTACTTAAATACATTCGCAAAATTGGCTCATTCGATGAGACATGCACCCGGTTTTACACGGCCGAGATGGTGTCAGCTCTGGAGTACTTGCATGGCAAGGGCATCATTCACAG GGACCTGAAGCCAGAAAACATTTTGTTGAATGAGGATATGCACATCCAGATCACGGATTTTGGAACAGCAAAAGTGCTATCCCCAGAGAGTAAACAAG CCAGGGCCAACTCGTTTGTAGGAACAGCCCAGTACGTGTCTCCAGAGCTGCTCACCGAGAAGTCGGCCTGTAAAAG TTCAGACCTTTGGGCTCTCGGATGTATAATATACCAGCTTGTGGCCGGACTGCCGCCTTTTCGAGCAGG AAATGAGTATCTTATATTTCAGAAGATCATTAAGTTGGAATATGACTTCCCTGAAAAATTCTTCCCTAAGGCAAGAGACCTTGTGGAAAAACTTTTG GTTTTAGATGCCACCAAGCGATTAGGCTGTGAGGAAATGGGAGGCTATGGCCCCCTGCGAGCTCATCCGTTCTTCGAGTCCATCACGTGGGAGAACTTGCAGCATCAGACGCCTCCGAAGCTCACCGCCTACCTGCCGGCCATGTCAGAGGACGACGAGGACTGCTATGGAAAC TACGACAACCTCCTGAGCCAGTTTGGCTGCATGCAGGTGTCCTCGTCGTCATCCTCCCACTCCCTGTCCACCGCGGATGCAGGCCTGCCACACACGGCGGGCAGCAACATCGAGCAGTATATCCATGACCTGGACACTAATTCTTTTGAACTGGACTTAGAGTTCTCCGAAGATGAGAAGAGGTTACTACTGGAGAAGCAGGCCAGTGGAAACCCTTG GTACTCGTGGTTTTCGACTATTTTTCTTCCTGTACATTTTCCGTCTTTCTGGAATTGA